Genomic DNA from Nitrospirota bacterium:
TAAAGGTAATCGAGACTCAGCAAAAAGGTCCCTGCACCGCTATCTCCCCTGATTTTTGTAACCCTCAACCCATTATTTTTTAGAGTTTTTTCAAGGGTCTTCGGAGAAAAATGGTATAAATGCCTCGGGAGCTCCAATGGGAACCAGTAGGATTTAAAAAACTTTGCTTCAATACTATCTGAATTAGGAAGACTGATAATCAAGAGGCCATCGTCCGTGAGAATTCTCTCGGATTCTTTCAAAATTTCTCCTGGAGAATACATATGTTCCAATGAATGATTGAATAGGATGACATCAAAAAATGAATCGGGATATTTAGCGTCAAGAAGATTTTGGGGAATTCCATCAATATTTAAGCTTTCTTTTGCAAATTGAGCGGCCCGGTGATTCATTTCAACGCCGTAGACTTTCCATCCGTCTTTTTGCAATCCCTTTAAAATGGAACCGTTTCCACAGCCTATATCCAGCACTCTCCCCTCTCCCCGGTAGGGAATAATCCCTTTCTCCCTTCCGGCAATCATCAACCGAAACCTTTCGAGCCGAAGAAATGCTTTTTTCAAAAAAGACCCTGGCCAGCTTTTTTTCGTTTTCCCGGTGTCGGGGTAACCATAAAACTCTATTTTGAGATTCTGTCTTATTTTTTGAGACCATTTACGGAATCCAGTGGTCTGTTGATCTCCATTTATCTGAACCGGGGGGGGTAAAGTATAGTATTCATCAAAATAATATTCTGATATAACTTCTTTTACAGGCCTGGGATTCGTATACCGGAGATGACAGTCCTTGCACTCGACAATATGAAACAATTCCCCGCTCTTTGGAAAAGCGAGGTCTTCCTGGACAAGGATATCATCCGTATTCGTTGTCCCGCAGGCATCGCAGGGAACCGTCTCTAACCTGGTCATATTTTATTGAACCGCTTTTATCATAATCACGATCAAAACTCCGATGATTCCCATCCAGGCATTATATTCCCGGTGGCGGAAAACCCTTTCCCAATAAAAAGGATGGGGCGGATTTTT
This window encodes:
- a CDS encoding class I SAM-dependent methyltransferase, with the translated sequence MTRLETVPCDACGTTNTDDILVQEDLAFPKSGELFHIVECKDCHLRYTNPRPVKEVISEYYFDEYYTLPPPVQINGDQQTTGFRKWSQKIRQNLKIEFYGYPDTGKTKKSWPGSFLKKAFLRLERFRLMIAGREKGIIPYRGEGRVLDIGCGNGSILKGLQKDGWKVYGVEMNHRAAQFAKESLNIDGIPQNLLDAKYPDSFFDVILFNHSLEHMYSPGEILKESERILTDDGLLIISLPNSDSIEAKFFKSYWFPLELPRHLYHFSPKTLEKTLKNNGLRVTKIRGDSGAGTFLLSLDYLYQFKYKKPNRYKRFIKMLVRPFLFTASHLGRSGTITVYAEKMKV